The DNA window AACGGCGCCGTTACCTTCACCAGCGGCATTCTCGACTTCGCTACCGGTGAATATACCGGGTAATGTGGTGCAAAGGTACACGGATGATGAGGAATATTCCGATGACGGAGGAAGGATCATGGTTCCGCCGCATCTGATAGTTGGACGGAGGATGGAAGGTTGTCAAATGGCGTTTTCCGTTTGTACAGGTA is part of the Brassica oleracea var. oleracea cultivar TO1000 unplaced genomic scaffold, BOL UnpScaffold15430, whole genome shotgun sequence genome and encodes:
- the LOC106322327 gene encoding uncharacterized protein LOC106322327; the encoded protein is MSEEFDEFDIIFSDSFFRTRRRDDMNEKENRPVGFQENSKNKPRRSKTAPLPSPAAFSTSLPVNIPGNVVQRYTDDEEYSDDGGRIMVPPHLIVGRRMEGCQMAFSVCTGNGRTLKGRDLSRVRNSV